GGATTCGCAGGCGTTTGAACAGATTGGTTCAtaggaggatttgaaggtgtttgaAGAGATTGGTTCACCACATCACCATGAAAAGGAACATCAATAATTTGCCCTGATTCAGAATCTGGGTTCAATCGGCCGGATCTTGTCACTCTTGATCTTGCTGCCATCTTGAGAATCAATGGGAAGAGAGGGAGATACTATTAGGTTTTTGAGAgttttttttgagaagaagaagaatagaaaaaATGAATGGATTTTGATATTTGGTTTTGATTTAAGATTAAAATTaggattaggttttgattttaaattatttatttacAAAGGGTAAATCTGAGTTTTCAATTACTTAAGTCTCCCCTCATCTATAATTTGCCTACCCAAAACAATTAAGCCCCCAAAATGGTCAACCCTTTAAACCCCACCAATAGGGTTCTAAAAATAtgtgattgagaaaaaaaaaaaaaaaaaaNNNNNNNNNNNNNNNNNNNNNNNNNNNNNNNNNNNNNNNNNNNNNNNNNNNNNNNNNNNNNNNNNNNNNNNNNNNNNNNNNNNNNNNNNNNNNNNNNNNNNNNNNNNNNNNNNNNNNNNNNNNNNNNNNNNNNNNNNNNNNNNNNNNNNNNNNNNNNNNNNNNNNNNNNNNNNNNNNNNNNNNNNNNNNNNNNNNNNNNNNNNNNNNNNNNNNNNNNNNNNNNNNNNNNNNNNNNNNNNNNNNaaaaaaaaaaaagaaagaaaagaaagaaagaaaaatatccaGACTTTACAATGACACATTTTGCATTATATGGCACGAAGATACACAATGATATTCAAGATAAAATAGGACAACTTTACAGATTATAAGTAACAAGTCCCGCAGTTTCAATCTATAATTTCGCGGTTTAAAATTAAACGGTGTATATGTTATTGAAGGACAAATGCCTAAAAATTTTGGACACAAAATGTAGCAATTTACAACGTAAAGAAGCTAAGATGGTACACTGATCAGAAAACATCCTCAGGTTTCATCATTAAGACACATATTTGTAGCTACAGCAATAACCATCTCTGAGTCTGTGCTGATTAAGCAGGCAAGGGTTCCTCCAATACTGCATTAATAAAAGATCATATGAGTCAGATTTCTCAGTTTGCAAGGaacattcagagaaagagagagagagagagagaccttTTCTTCGAGTAGACACTCTGCCTGATGCCTCTTCTCCCCCATCTGCAACCACGACAGGGGTCTTTTGGGGCACATCTGGGAGCGCCAGGTCCTCATCATCGCTAAGTTTCTCCACAGATGTCGCTGAAGGACCAGGAACTTCTGGCATATCTTGAAGTCCGagctaaaaataaattattttaaagAGGTTAGAAGAAAATTAGGTTGTAGGTTTCAATTGAAAatgggaagaagaaaaatagagatGAAAGTAGATACAGATAATACAGACAGATTGTTATAGTTAAGTGCACAAACTGGATGTAGCAATGTTAGAGAAGGCTAGCTTAGGGCCTTAGGCATATAACACAACTAATCCCATCTAAACTTTGAAGAAACAAGTCTTGTCAAAAGGATGGCTCCGTAACATTATCCGAAGTTCCAACTAAAAAGAAGCGAACTTCGAACCTATGTTGACAATAACTACCAATACCAGGTCCCTAACTGTTGGTATATTAGGTCTAGCAGACAACAAAGAGGACACCTGCCAATGGGTTAAAGCCACCTAATCAGATCCTGACATGTAAAAGAACAGTAAAGCTTGTGAAGCTGCACTGTCAGTAGTTAATATACATACTTCTGTTTCCAAGTTATCAAACTCTGCCAAaacatcttcttcgtcttcagctgATAACTTCTCCCCGAGTATCGCATTAATTTCCtgcagaaaaaggaaaaaagttcTGACTGCTTTCGGACTAGAGATGATCATGATATAAAGTAATGAATCACATTCTAGCCAAGCCAATACAAACAGGTGAATTATCAACATCTACAAAAGGTTAAAGGGAAAATGAGGGTTAACCGGTTAAGACTTAGAACGTTATTAACATATTATGCATCCACATCAAACCAGCTGCCACACGTTATTTCACAGTCACTGCACCATTGTCTCAAGCAAATTTCTTATCAGTCCGGAGTTTCTTCCTTGCCTATCTGATATCGAATGTTGCAAACATCTATTTTTGGGTCGTACTAGCCTCCCTTTATCTTGGTGGGTAGTGGTTTTATCAAGTTCAATTTCCAGTTTAGATTTTAGGTGTATTTTCTGCAAGACAACATGAGACTTGCAAGAAGGATTGAATGTGAACAACACAATAAAGGGACGGAGATTCTGGATGAAGTAATTATGTATAAAGCCTAAACTCGAAGCAGACTTAAAGTGGATGTGACTCATCCATCTGGGCAAGCCAGCTGACTGAGATGTTGATTAAAGAAAGAAGACAAACAAACTCACTGAGAAGATCCATAACAAACCACACCACGAAGACATCatgtaagaaaaaagaaaagcctAAGGTCGGGCAACACATGATTGTTTTAAAGTATTCTAAAGTTATAAAACtcacatcttggtatgcgtgcgCTTCAGCAGTGTCATCCATCAACTTCTGCACATCATCCAAATTGATCTCACCTTGTATAGCTTTGATAGCATTATTTCCTGCTTTCAAGCTCTCAAAGACGGCCTTTTGCTTGCTTGTAAGCTCAATGTCGTTCAACTAAGCCAAGATCCAAATGAAAAGGTCAAATGTATTGTTTATAGCAAAATATTGTATTCTACGACATAGGAACTTAAGAACGAAGTCCAGATTTTACATTTTTGACAACCCCAAAATATTACAATATATTTTGTTTGTGAACTACTTACTTGTTGCTCGACATTTATGATCCAGGTATCAACTTGCTTTAATAATTCTTCCTGggtctttttcttctttaaagCAAGTAAGGCcctgtctttcttcttctcatgaATCAATTCTCTAGCAGCTTTCATCTCAGCTTCAATCACAGCTTCAAGCTGAAGAAATCACATGAAACAGAAAGATGGAAGAAGTCACACAAGGATATCATTGGTGTTTTCATATCCTACTTCTCACATAAGAATTCTTCACAAGACTGCTTTATAACTAGAAAAGAAGGGAACCAATAAAATAGTCCCAGAGTCCAGAAGCCTAGTTCCAGGTTATGGTTTACAATTTAAACAACCCATGAGAAACTCCAACTACATGCATGATTTTCAAACAACATatttgggaagaaaaaaaaaagaaacacacatcatattTTTATTCATGAGTACTGCATGGAACTATGACTGCCCCATAGTAGACAAACTTCAAACATTTTTCCAAAATTTCCAAAATACTTGGGCTGAATTATGTGCAGCTGTGCTATGGTATGTATGGAAATCCAGGTGCTTAAACATATTTGAGAAAGTCACAATCTGTGCAAAGGAAACAGCAAAGCACATTGCTAGCCACATCAATGAGTATTTGGCTATTAAAGAACCAgagaacaaccaccaccaccatgtgTCGTACAACTTTGAACAAGCCCAAAGAAGATTAAATGAATTCAGAATGGACTAGATAAAGCCAGATTTCCTCTAAAAATAAACTGTGCTAGCTACATTAATAATTTTTCAGGTAAAACGGGATAGGCCTAATCCTATTTGATGCTGCTGGGAATTGCAGAGGAGCAAGAAGTTTTTGTATCAGAGATAGTGAATCCCTGACGGAGATGGCACAAAAAGCTTTTCAATGGGCAAGTAAACTAGGAGGAAAATTGGACATTGAATCGGACTCTCACCAAACAATGCAGCTGGTTTTAAAATTACACGCTGAAGCTAACATCCACAACTGGGCGTATTCTCACAAGAAacattttattattaataatcttAGTAGTAACCTTGCTGCAATTGGAAGTGACCTCCCAGATTTTTCTTGTTGGGAAGGCAGTAGACTTAAAAGATCTTATTATTCACAAGTTACCAATTGATGTCTTGATTGAAGTTCCAAAATTGAACTTCCTGTCATTCTTCGGACATTCAAATATAAACCTCCCAACTTTCTAATGTTAAGAGTCATAACTTAACCAAAGCTATGATACAATTGTCACCGCTTTAAGTACGGTTGAAAATATGGATATAGACACTTTCTATTCTCATCTTGTCACCTTTGACATGCGTCAAGAACAACAACTATCCCTGTTACAAACTCCAGTTGCAAATGTGGCTGTAACTAACTCTGCATCTGGATCCAGAGGAGATTCAAGAAAATTTAATACCCAATATAGACCTCAGTTCAACAACAATCAACCAAACTTTCCCCAACAGCAATATCAAAGGAATCCTCAGTTCATAGAAAAGTGTCAAATCTGTAAGAAAAAGGGACATCTTGGAGACAAATGTTGGTTTCGTTATGAGAAATCATCCAGCCAAACCAAACGCACTCCTGCAGACTATATTGCTTTACCTGGTGAGCATGCAGAACAACAATGGGTGACGGATACAGGCGCTACTCACCATTTAACGGCTGATATGCGAAATTTATCCATTCCACATGAGTACAATGGCACTGAACAAGTTCATGTGGGGAATGGTAATGCACTGGATATCTCTAATGTCGGTAATGCCTCTTTTACAGTTAATTCAAGAACTTTTAAGTTGAATAATATATATCATGTTCCTAAAATTCGAACTAATTTGTTATCAGTCTCTCAGTTCTGTAAAGACAATGATGTCTACTTTGAATTTCACCCAAAATTTTTTGTTGTAAAGGACATGTGCACGGGAACGCTGCTGTTGAGAGGCTTCACTAAGAATGGACTGTATGTTTTCGATGGATTTAAACTGCTGGAGAAAGCAATAAAACCGCAGGCATTGACTTCATCTACTCTACCTATATGGCACCAGCGTTTAGGTCATCCCATGCTGAGCACTGTGTCTAAAATTTGTCGTCAGTATTCCCTTCCaataaaaaataagtcttttgaCTTCTGTCATTCTTGCCATGTGAGCAAAAGCAAGAAGTTACCTTTTGTTCCTAGTAGTACTGTTTACACTAAGCCATTAGGTTTAATTGTGTCAGATATTTGGGTCTCTCCCTCTTTATCAAGAACTGGATATCGGTACTATATATTATTTATGGATGTGTTTTCTCATTATACCTGGGTATTTCCTCTTGTTCAACGTTCTGATGCTCTGCAAACTTTCATTCTATTTCGTAAACAAATTGAAAACCTTACTGATTACACCATTAAAgtttttcaatctgataatgcacTTGAATATAAGAAATTCACTTCCTATCTCAATGATTCGGGTATCCAGCATCGTTTCTCTTGTCCACATACTTCACCCCAAAACGGCTTAGCAGAGAGACGTATTAGACATGTGACTGAATCTGGTTTAGCTCTACTCTTCCATGCACATATGCCTACTTCTTTCTGGGCGGATGCTTTTGTCACTGCCTGTTATCTTATTAACAGACTTCCTAAATCTACTTTAGATACAAAAACTCCATTAGAATTGTTGTTCAACAGGCTTCCTGATTATTCCTTCTTAAAAGTGTTTGGCTGCTTAGCGTATCCATGCTTGAGGCAATATAACAGCCATAAACTTGAACCGAGATCCCTTTCTTGTGTCTTTATTGGTTACAGCAATGCCCATAAAGGGTACATGTGTTTACACAGAGAATCAAACAGGATTTATATTTCTAGGcatgttcgttttgtggaaaacTACTTTCCATTCTTACCTCTCAAGCAGCATTCTCCGGAGCCAAATCCAGGTATGGAAAACTCCAGCACTAGTGTTTTCTTTAAGCACCCTTTTCACAACTGTTGTATTCCTGTGCATCAAAGTGCTGTTTCAGAGCAGTATGGTAATCTACAAGCAAATGAGAATATCAGTGCTCCATCACCAGTAGCGTCTTTTGGTGGTACATCAGATACTGCGGGGTCTATTTCACAAGTGGGATCTCCAACAAACAATAACTCAATAGCTGAGTCTTCATTACAAGCCTCAGCTTCTACTGCTCATGCAGACTTGCAGTCTGATAATGTCAGACATCCAATGGTGACGCGGGCAAAGTCTGGTATACATAAGCCCATCCAGAAACTGTGCCTAACAGCTTCTAAACACCCCTTGGCTGATGAAGACTTTATGGAACCAACATGTTtttcaactgcaagaaaaattccAGAGTGGAGAAGTGCGATGGATATCCAGATAAATGCATTGATTCAAAATGGTACGTACTCTCTTGTTAAATACGAAAAAGGCATGAATGTTGTGGGTTCAAAGTGGGTGTATAGGGTAAAGCAAAATCCAGACGATACTATTAACAAGCGTAAAGCTCGTTTGGTTGCCAAGGGTTATACACAACAGCAGGGAATTGACTATGGTGAAACATTCTCGCCGGTGGTTAAACCTTGTACTATTCGGCTTGTGTTGTCTATTGCTGTGATGCGCAACTGGGATATCAAGCAGTTAGATGTGGAAAATGCATTTCTGCATGGTGACTTGAAGGAAGATGTATCTATGCAGCAGCCTCAAGGTTATGTGGATGAATCATATCCTAACCATGTGTGCAAACTACACAAATCCCTCTATGGGCTCAAGCAGGCACCGAGGGCATGGTTCTCTAAGCTAAGTAATTACTTAGTTCAGTTGGGGTTCAAGGGTTCTATTTCTGATAGTTCTCTTTTTATTCGTCATTCTCATAATAACACTTTATATGTTCTGGTGTACGTCGATGATATTATTGTAACTGGTTCAAGTACTGCTCAGATTTCCAAGTTGTTTGAGGATCTTGTTGCTGTGTTTGCTCTTAAGAATTTGGGtgatttgtctttctttttggggATAGAAGTGCTTAGAAAGGGGAATGAATTAATTCTTACTCAGCGTAAATATATAACGGACCTTCTGCACAAAACAAAGCTGGATGGAGTAAAACCGGTGAACACTCCTTTGGCAGTCAATGCTAAAATCCAGAGGCAAGGTTCTACTAGATTTCATGATTCCACATTGTATCGAAGTGTTGTTGGTGCACTTCAATATCTGCATTTAACAAGACCAGACATCTCTATTGCTGTCACTAAGGTGTGTCAATTTATGCATGACCCTTATGACGAGCATTGGGATCTCGTAAAAAGGATTATTCGATATCTCAAAAATACAATTGATTATGGTTTGCATATCAGTCCGTCGAAGGATTTTTCGTTGCAGGTCTACACTGATGCGGATTGGGCTGGGAGCCTGGATGACAGACGATCTACGAGTGGATTCTGTGTGTACTTTGGGGGCAACTTAATTTCATGGAGTGCAAGGAAGCAAAAAACGGTATCAAAGTCCAGCACTGAAGCGGAATACCGTGGCATTGCTATTGCCACTTCTGAAATAATATGGATCCAATCTTTACTTCAGGAGCTGGGTGTGCAGTTCTCACCACCTATCCTTTGGTGTGATAATTTAGGGGCAACATATTTAACCTCTAATCCGGTCTTCCATGCACGTACTAAACATATCGAAATTGACTACCATTTTGTTCGGGAGCGGGTAGCCGAAAATCTACTCAAAGTCAGGTTCATCAGTTCAAGAGATCAGGTCGCTGACATCTTCACTAAAGGTCTTCCATCACCCAGATTTCATATACTCCGTGCCAAGTTGAAACTTCGCCAGCTACAGTTCAACTTGAGGGGGGATGTTAAGAGTCATCCTGATGACTCTCCGAACAAGTCTCAACAACCATGACTATGACTTAGTATCATTCTAATATTCATAGCCTATAATAACGGGTTGCAAAGCTATCCCTATTTTATATGTTTCTTAACAAACTTTGTAACTGTGTTGAGCAGAATACCTTGTTATAAATAAACAAGCTCTCCATACACATTAGGTGTGGAAGCATTCATCCTCATTATCATTTTCTAACTTCTAAAATGTTATAAGAACACACTTAACACTACCCTATGGTCTCATACCGTTTAAACAGGCTCTAAAGTCTTGCCCTCCTCATCTTTCAACAAAATTTAATAGTTTCAGCAAAATTTAGAATCAAACAAAGTAGAAACAAAGAAGAATTGATTGAGTAAAAACCTGTAGTTGATACTGCCCAAGCTTTCTTCGCTGTGTTTTTAGAGAGAGAATTGCTCTATCAACATCTGTAATTTTCGGTTTCTTCACGAATATATTCCCCATTGCTGTATGATTTATTATTGTCTTCTTCTTAATAATCTGATGAAGATGAATTGAAGAATCTGATTTTGAACTAGTTTATTCGGAATTTCGGATGAAAATAACAGAAAAGGAAACCCTAAATTGTGAAATTCATTTCTCCCAGACGAAGTAATTTCCAACGTAGCTTCGCTGGAGAAAGAGGGCAGGGGAGAAGAACAGAAACTATACTAAAACGATGCGACTCGGTCTTAAAAAGAAACGATTAATAATCCCTAACCTGTcttcaaaaacacaaaaaatcCCTAACCGAGCCTAATCCCAAGACGAGCCTACACTACAAATTTACAAGGATCGAACATTTATCTGGAGACAAGCCCATATCCACTGAACCGTCTCTTACATGTTTAAGAATCCAAGTGCAGTAATTCTAGCTAGCTTTAATTGACCGTCTCTTAGTAAAGGCTGGcaaatattttgtttttgaaGTCTACATCAATTATCTAAAGCTACCCTCTATGTTATGTGtgttggagcactgctcggtcgagttCGCaaccgttgatatctcaagcttgtttgtcgaatttaatgatcaaaattataagtcttgatttctagtctacttatagtaatatctcggactaagatagattgtgtagttgagctttagacttcacggcgttc
This DNA window, taken from Papaver somniferum cultivar HN1 chromosome 3, ASM357369v1, whole genome shotgun sequence, encodes the following:
- the LOC113355324 gene encoding vacuolar protein sorting-associated protein 20 homolog 2-like, whose product is MGNIFVKKPKITDVDRAILSLKTQRRKLGQYQLQLEAVIEAEMKAARELIHEKKKDRALLALKKKKTQEELLKQVDTWIINVEQQLNDIELTSKQKAVFESLKAGNNAIKAIQGEINLDDVQKLMDDTAEAHAYQDEINAILGEKLSAEDEEDVLAEFDNLETELGLQDMPEVPGPSATSVEKLSDDEDLALPDVPQKTPVVVADGGEEASGRVSTRRKVLEEPLPA